The Pseudomonas nunensis genome includes the window CCGCGCCGACCTTCTGGCTCAACCCGGCCAACGGCGTGTCCTACGGCGTAGTCGCTGCCACCCCGCAATATCGCCTCGACAGCCTGCCGTCGCTGGAGGCCTTACCGGTGACTGGCAGTGACGGGCAATCGCAGATCCTCGGTGGTTTGGCGAGCATTTCCCGGGTGCAGAGCCCGGCGGTGGTCAGCCACTACAACATCATGCCGACCCTGGATTTGTACGCCAACGTGCAGGGCCGCGACCTCGGCGGCGTGGCCAAGGACATCCAGAAAGTGCTGGATGACACGGCCTCGATGCGGCCCAAAGGCGCGGTGATCAGCCTGCACGGGCAGATCGATGCGCTGCATGAAGCGTTCAGCGGTTTGAGCTTCGGCCTGCTCGGCGCGGTGGTGCTGATCTACTTGCTGATCGTGGTGAATTTCCAGTCCTGGGTTGATCCGTTCGTGATCATCACCGCCCTGCCCGCTGCGCTGGCCGGGATTGTCTGGATGCTGTTTCTCAGCGGCACCTCGCTGTCGGTGCCGGCCCTGACCGGGGCGATCCTGTGCATGGGCGTGGCCACGGCCAACTCGATTCTGGTGGTGAGTTTCTGTCGTGAACGCCTGGCCGAACACGGCGATGCGCTCAAGGCTGCGCTCGAAGGAGGCTACACGCGGTTTCGGCCGGTGTGCATGACCGCCCTGGCGATGATCATCGGCATGTTGCCGCTGGCCCTGTCCGAGGAACAGAACGCGCCGTTGGGCCGGGCAGTGATCGGCGGCCTGATCCTCGCCACCACCGCCACTTTGTTGTTCGTCCCGGTGGTGTTCAGCCTGGTTCACGGACGCCAATCATCTCGTACTGTTGTTGGAGAAAGCTCTCATGTCGCCTGATCAAAAACCGTCGCGCAAACGCCTGATGTGGGTGGGGGTCGGCGGCCTGACCCTGGCCGCGTTGCTGGTGGCCAACGGTCTGGCCGCCCGCACCCGCCACGAGAAAGCCGTGGCGGCCTGGACCGAAACCGCCGCCATGCCGTTGGTCAGCGTGTTCCAGCCGCAACAGAATGTGCACGGCGACAACCTGCGCCTGCCGGCTCATCTGGAAGCGTGGAGCAAGGCGCCGATTCATGCGCGGGTCAGCGGTTATTTGAAGGACTGGAAAACCGACATCGGCAGCCAGGTGAAGGCCGGGCAGATTCTGGCCGAGATCGACAGCCCGGACCTCGATCAGAAAGTGGCGCAAACCCATGCGCGGCTGATCCAGGAACAGGCCAATGCACGCCTGGCCGAAACCACCGCCAGCCGTTGGCAAAACCTGTTGGCGACGCATTCGGTGTCGCGTCAGGAGGCCGATGAAAAACGCTCCAACGCTGCCGCCGCCAAGGCCAACGCGGATGCGGCCGCCGCCGATTACGCGCGGCTCTCGGCGTTGGAAGATTACAAAACTATTCGCGCGCCGTTCGCCGGGACCATCACCGCTCGCAACACCGATATCGGCCAGTTGATCAAGGCTGATAACGACAGCGACCCAGAGCTGTTCGACATCGCCGACACCCATCAACTACGCCTTTACGTGCCGGTGCCGCAGAACTACGCCAGCGTGATCCGCCCCGGCATGCAGGCCGAGCTGATCGTTCCGGAACATCCCGGCGAGCATTTCAGTGCGCGGTTGATTGGTGACTCCACAGCGGTTGACCGACGCTCCGGCACTTTGCTCGCGCAGTTCGTCGCGGATAACCCGGATGGCGCGTTGTTGCCCGGCGACTATGCCGAGGCGACTTTGCAGATTCCGGCAGACACCCATGGCGTGAGCATTCCGGCGAGTTCGCTGATCTTCCGCGCTCAAGGCACACAAGTGGCGGTGCTTGATCCGGATAACCACGTGCATTTGCGTGACATTCATATCGGCCTGGATCTGGGTGAGCGGCTGGTGATCGATCAGGGTTTGAAGCCTGCGGACCGGGTCGTCGATAACCCGCCGGATGCCCTGCGTGAAGGCGATACCGTGCAACTGGCCGACGCTGGAGGTGTGCATGCGCCCAAGGCTTGAGCTGCTGATCATGGCGCTGGCGTTGCAGGGGTGTTCAATGGCGCCGGCGTACAAGGCGCCGGTTATCGACTTGCCGGCGCAGTATCGCGAGCAGACCAGCGATGGGCCGTGGCACCTGGCCAAAGCTCAGGAGTCGAGCCCGGACTGGTGGCAGATTTATCAGGACTCGCGGCTGAACGACCTGCAACAGCGACTGCTCAAGGCCAACCCGGACCTGGCGGCAGCCCTCGCGCACTTTGATGCGGCGCAAGCGTATGCCGGTCAATTGCATGCCGGGTTGTTCCCGCAAATCACCGCCAGCGCCCAGCCGTTGCGCCAACGGCAGTCGGACGGCAAACCGTTGCGCGGCAGTAATCAGCCGTCGGTGTACAACAGCGACACTGCGGGGTTTGCGCTGAGTTTCGACCTCGATTTGTGGGGGCGAATTCGCAATCAGGTGGCGGCCGGCGATGCCCAGGCCCAGGCTTCGGCGGACGACTTGGCCGCCGCGCGGTTGAGCCTGCAACAGCAGCTCGCGACGCTGTACATCCAGCTGAATGGGTTGGATGCACAAAACAAAATCCTCAGCAGTTCCCTCGATGATTACACCCAGGCGCTGCAACTGACCCGCGACCGCTATGAAGGCGCCATCGCCTCCGAACTGGACCTGACCCGCGCGCAAAGTCAATTGGCCGAGGCCCGGGCGCAACTCGACGATGTGCGCGCGCAACGGGATCTGGCCGAGCATGCGATGGGGGAACTAGTGGGTGAGCCTGCGAGTGTTTTCCGGCTCCAGGCCAGCGATCAGCCATTGGCGTTGCCCTCGGTCCCCAGCGCACTGCCGAGCACGTTGCTGCAACGCCGCCCGGACATCGCCGCCGCCGAACGTCGGGTGTTCGCCGCCAACGCCAATATCGGCGTCGCCCGTGCCGCGTGGTACCCGGATTTCAGCCTGACCGGCCTGCTCGGCGGTCAAACCGCTGGCAGCGGCAATCTATTGGCCGCCGGCAATCGCTATTGGGCGCTGGGGCCGCTGGTCAACCTGCCGATTTTTGATGGCGGCCGCCTCGACGCCAACGAACGCCAGGCCAAGGCCGAATTCGAAGAAGCCGCCGCGCATTACCGCAGTCAGGTGCTGCGGGCGGTGCGGGAGGTTGAGGACAACCTCGGGCAACTGCGGGATCTGCAACGGGAGGCAGAGGATGAGCAGGCGGCGGTCGATGCGGCGCAACGGACCCAGACGCTGGCGATGAACAGCTATGAGGCCGGGGCGGTGAATTATCTGGATGTGGTGACCGCGCAGACCTCGGCGTTGCAGGCGCAGCGGCGGTTGCAGACGTTGCAGACGCGGCAGTTGCAGGCGAGTGTCGGGTTGGTGGTGGCGTTGGGTGGGGGTTGGAGCGGCGACATCTGAATACAAAACATCCCCTGTAGCAGCTGGCGAAGCCTGCGTTCGGCTGCGCAGCAGTCGTAAACCCGGATAACGCGGTTTAACTGGAATAACGCGCCGTCTGATTTTGCGACTGCTTCGCAGCCGAACGCAGGCTTCGCCAGCTGCTACAAGGAAAGCGTCGCACTGGCACCATCAATCTACAAACTGACCACCCTGCGGCAATCCCCGTATAATCGCCCTCTTTTTCCCGAAGGCACCCCGCTCGTGGCAGACAAACGGTACAGCTGCATTGGTTT containing:
- a CDS encoding efflux RND transporter periplasmic adaptor subunit, which encodes MSPDQKPSRKRLMWVGVGGLTLAALLVANGLAARTRHEKAVAAWTETAAMPLVSVFQPQQNVHGDNLRLPAHLEAWSKAPIHARVSGYLKDWKTDIGSQVKAGQILAEIDSPDLDQKVAQTHARLIQEQANARLAETTASRWQNLLATHSVSRQEADEKRSNAAAAKANADAAAADYARLSALEDYKTIRAPFAGTITARNTDIGQLIKADNDSDPELFDIADTHQLRLYVPVPQNYASVIRPGMQAELIVPEHPGEHFSARLIGDSTAVDRRSGTLLAQFVADNPDGALLPGDYAEATLQIPADTHGVSIPASSLIFRAQGTQVAVLDPDNHVHLRDIHIGLDLGERLVIDQGLKPADRVVDNPPDALREGDTVQLADAGGVHAPKA
- a CDS encoding efflux transporter outer membrane subunit, coding for MRPRLELLIMALALQGCSMAPAYKAPVIDLPAQYREQTSDGPWHLAKAQESSPDWWQIYQDSRLNDLQQRLLKANPDLAAALAHFDAAQAYAGQLHAGLFPQITASAQPLRQRQSDGKPLRGSNQPSVYNSDTAGFALSFDLDLWGRIRNQVAAGDAQAQASADDLAAARLSLQQQLATLYIQLNGLDAQNKILSSSLDDYTQALQLTRDRYEGAIASELDLTRAQSQLAEARAQLDDVRAQRDLAEHAMGELVGEPASVFRLQASDQPLALPSVPSALPSTLLQRRPDIAAAERRVFAANANIGVARAAWYPDFSLTGLLGGQTAGSGNLLAAGNRYWALGPLVNLPIFDGGRLDANERQAKAEFEEAAAHYRSQVLRAVREVEDNLGQLRDLQREAEDEQAAVDAAQRTQTLAMNSYEAGAVNYLDVVTAQTSALQAQRRLQTLQTRQLQASVGLVVALGGGWSGDI